One Rhipicephalus microplus isolate Deutch F79 chromosome 4, USDA_Rmic, whole genome shotgun sequence genomic window carries:
- the LOC142814764 gene encoding uncharacterized protein LOC142814764 isoform X2, translating into MPLLLRILRIQLGIRQQQREVLQEVRQLKHKRKHLLQIGGRGLREIGVNAMKAVLAHDVQVLYSLHGRKGKRAFVNLRLCRLVTDVICQKAGCDQAEALNFIKRWLPGSGDRCGGRKRRFREAFVVEQPDDPHSQSADYRLLAAAGFLPSHSSQGLDSTTVTVSPTQPRLQ; encoded by the exons ctctattgctacggatcctgcggatccaacttggcatccggcagcaacaaagagaggttctgcaggaggtgcgacagctgaagcacaag cgcaagcacctcctgcagattgggggacgtggcctccgagaaattggtgtgaatgccatgaaggctgtattggcacatgatgtgcaagtgctgtacagccttcatggcagaaaagggaaaagggcctttgtgaacctgaggctctgtagattagtgacag atgtcatctgccaaaaagcagggtgcgaccaggcggaggccctcaactttattaagaggtggctgccagggtctggtgatcgctgtgggggcaggaagcggcgcttcagagaagcatttgttgtggagcagcccgatgatccccactctcagagtgcagattatcggctgctcgcggcagctggcttcctgcccagccacagcagccagggccttgacagcaccactgtcactgtgtcCCCAACGCAACCTcgcctgcagtag